In a genomic window of Erinaceus europaeus chromosome 12, mEriEur2.1, whole genome shotgun sequence:
- the B4GALNT2 gene encoding beta-1,4 N-acetylgalactosaminyltransferase 2: MAVGGHVLGSVFQFKLLLEHGKNGNCLHRKRGSFGPLDGFPSCVVTSGIANFFLAHTERLQRVGFDPRLQRVAHTEFFVDGLGSLLVGSCPEVVIGHQSHSAMADSELTSLEKAYSTYRTNTKSQIQFKLALHYFKNYLHCFA; the protein is encoded by the exons GTTGGTGGACATGTGCTTGGAAGTGTGTTCCAGTTTAAGCTTTTGCTGGAGCATGGCAAGAACGGGAACTGTCTTCACCGGAAGCGAGGATCCTTTGGGCCCCTGGATGGCTTCCCTAGCTGCGTGGTGACCAGTGGCATCGCAAACTTCTTCCTGGCTCACACAGAGCGCCTCCAAAGGGTTGGCTTTGATCCCCGCCTGCAAAGAGTGGctcacacag AGTTCTTCGTTGATGGACTCGGGAGCTTGTTGGTGGGGTCATGCCCGGAAGTGGTTATAGGTCACCAGAGTCATTCAGCAATGGCAGACTCAGAACTGACCTCCCTGGAGAAGGCCTACAGCACTTACCGAACCAATACCAAGTCCCAGATCCAGTTCAAGTTGGCCCTGCACTACTTCAAGAACTATCTGCATTGCTTCGCATAA